One Aegilops tauschii subsp. strangulata cultivar AL8/78 chromosome 7, Aet v6.0, whole genome shotgun sequence genomic window carries:
- the LOC120969026 gene encoding uncharacterized protein, translating to MTTNFLKNLYSKEEGLDPKVIVDCLTERVTNDMNSSLLKEFSEKEVSDALFQIGPLKAPGPDGFPARFFQRNWSTVKKDVVNSVLKFFREGIMPGGTNDTVIVLIPKKNNPEHLKDFRPISLCNVIYKVISKCMVNRLRPILDEIISETQSAFIPGRLITDNATIAFECFHKIQYSKQAANTHCAFKLDLAKAYDRVDWGFMEEALLKLGFDRKWVDWVMCCVKSVRYSVKYNGELLETFSPSRGLRQGDPLSPYLFLFVAEGLSCLLDKQIRMGNITPIKIAQGCPGISNLLEVCPVEVQQDVKSVLDITASTFESKYLGLPTPEGRMKDSMFQPIMERFIKRCSDWSERKVHWMSWERMIKPKRGGGIGFKDMKLFNQALLARQAWRLIQRPNSLCARILKSKYYPNGKLLDTVFASNASPAWRGIEHGLELLKAGLVWRIGNERKVNIQRDQWIPREEGLKPAQFIRRSRLRWVNQLMNTDGNGWNSELIHQLFYHFDAEAICNIKLPISEAEDMVAWHFEKSGTFTVRSAYRLAASLQNQEYRPASSSTNAANDRCIWDIIWKAKVPEKIKIFGWRIATDTLATKMNKWKHTLEVDNTCNICGNGDEDEYHAVISCTKSKALRSEMRKIWDLPSELQFRYTGVDWLQNLLGTCNMEMRVKTLLLLWRCWFLCDDCIHSTGKELISRSVHFLEQYEEELNICYMVFSSCPKDKQALGHTEVALAGKDRTEVEAIAAMQQENGSDPASVAAI from the exons ATGACCACAAACTTCTTAAAAAATCTGTACTCAAAAGAAGAAGGTCTGGACCCCAAAGTTATTGTGGACTGTCTTACTGAAAGAGTGACAAATGATATGAACTCTTCGCTGCTCAAGGAGTTCTCAGAGAAGGAGGTTAGTGATGCGTTGTTTCAAATTGGACCTCTGAAAGCTCCCGGGCCCGATGGCTTCCCGGCTAGGTTTTTTCAAAGGAACTGGAGCACGGTTAAGAAGGACGTGGTGAATTCGGTTCTGAAATTTTTTAGGGAGGGTATCATGCCGGGGGGAACCAATGACACGGTCATAGTGCTTATACCCAAGAAAAACAACCCAGAGCATTTGAAAGATTTTCGCCCCATAAGTCTGTGCAATGTAATCTACAAGGTAATCTCGAAATGCATGGTAAACCGTCTGAGACCCATCTTGGATGAAATAATTTCAGAGACACAAAGTGCCTTCATCCCTGGGCGTTTAATTACAGACAACGCAACGATTGCTTTCGAATGCTTCCATAAGATTCAGTATAGCAAACAGGCTGCTAATACCCACTGTGCGTTCAAGTTGGACTTGGCGAAAGCGTATGATAGGGTGGACTGGGGATTCATGGAAGAGGCCCTGTTGAAACTTGGTTTCGATCGCAAATGGGTGGACTGGGTTATGTGTTGTGTGAAATCTGTGAGGTATTCTGTTAAATACAATGGTGAACTGCTCGAAACCTTTTCCCCGTCCAGGGGACTTCGTCAGGGTGACCCATTGAGCCCTTACCTGTTTCTCTTCGTCGCGGAAGGACTCTCCTGTCTGTTGGATAAACAGATCCGCATGGGAAATATAACTCCTATTAAGATTGCCCAGGGATGCCCTGGAATATCAAATCTTCT CGAGGTTTGCCCAGTGGAGGTCCAGCAAGACGTCAAAAGTGTGCTTGATATCACGGCCTCGACCTTTGAAAGCAAGTACTTAGGACTTCCCACGCCAGAAGGACGAATGAAAGACTCCATGTTCCAGCCAATAATGGAGAGATTTATTAAGAGATGTTCGGATTGGTCAGAGAG GAAGGTGCATTGGATGTCCTGGGAACGCATGATCAAGCCAAAAAGAGGTGGTGGTATTGGTTTTAAAGATATGAAGCTCTTCAACCAAGCCCTGCTCGCACGACAAGCCTGGAGATTGATTCAAAGACCGAATAGCTTGTGTGCGAGAATTCTAAAATCCAAATACTACCCCAATGGCAAGCTTTTGGACACGGTATTTGCATCTAATGCATCTCCGGCCTGGCGGGGAATCGAGCACGGGCTTGAGCTTCTTAAGGCGGGCCTTGTTTGGAGGATCGGTAATGAAAGAAAGGTTAACATTCAACGTGATCAATGGATCCCGCGTGAGGAAGGACTGAAACCTGCACAATTTATTCGCCGCTCTAGATTAAGATGGGTTAATCAGTTGATGAATACTGACGGCAATGGTTGGAATTCGGAGTTGATCCACCAACTGTTCTATCATTTTGATGCTGAAGCGATTTGCAATATTAAACTTCCAATTTCGGAGGCGGAGGACATGGTGGCGTGGCACTTTGAGAAATCAGGCACCTTCACGGTCCGGAGCGCGTACAGACTGGCGGCATCCCTCCAAAACCAGGAATACCGGCCAGCTTCGAGTTCCACAAATGCAGCCAATGACCGGTGCATCTGGGATATTATTTGGAAAGCTAAGGTTCCTGAAAAAATTAAGATTTTTGGGTGGAGAATCGCGACAGACACCCTAGCAACCAAAATGAACAAATGGAAACATACCCTGGAAGTTGACAACACCTGCAATATTTGTGGCAACGGAGATGAAGATGAATATCATGCAGTGATTTCCTGTACAAAAAGCAAGGCTCTAAGGAGTGAAATGCGGAAAATCTGGGATCTTCCTAGCGAGTTGCAGTTTAGATACACTGGGGTGGACTGGCTTCAGAATCTCCTAGGAACTTGCAATATGGAAATGAGGGTCAAAACCTTACTGCTGCTGTGGAGGTGTTGGTTCCTATGTGATGACTGCATCCATAGTACAGGGAAGGAGTTAATCAGCAGATCAGTTCATTTTTTGGAGCAATATGAGGAGGAACTGAACATCTGCTACATGGTGTTTTCGTCATGCCCAAAGGACAAACAGGCCTTGGGGCATACTGAGGTTGCTTTGGCTGGGAAAGATCGGACTGAAGTTGAAGCTATTGCGGCAATGCAGCAGGAAAATGGTTCGGATCCTGCTTCTGTTGCAGCAATTTAG